Proteins from a genomic interval of Asticcacaulis sp. AND118:
- a CDS encoding response regulator, translating into MSRTVLIIEDSATQARIIARMFAQQGCLTVVASSLAEARAQLDIRDFYLILADIFLGQDNILDHMAELRERARGTPIGIMSAGQRNDPVIIRTMLNKARREQADYLLPKPFSYVDVKQICTAIDQRALPDLSEQLAALRA; encoded by the coding sequence TTGTCCCGTACCGTTTTGATTATAGAAGACAGCGCCACGCAGGCGCGCATCATCGCCCGCATGTTCGCGCAGCAAGGCTGCCTGACCGTGGTCGCCAGCTCTCTGGCCGAGGCGCGCGCACAGCTCGATATCCGCGACTTCTACCTGATTCTGGCCGATATTTTTCTGGGGCAGGACAATATTCTCGATCACATGGCCGAGTTGCGTGAGCGCGCCAGGGGCACGCCCATCGGCATCATGTCGGCCGGTCAGCGCAACGACCCGGTGATCATCCGCACCATGCTAAACAAGGCGCGGCGCGAACAGGCCGACTATCTGCTGCCCAAGCCGTTCAGCTATGTCGATGTGAAGCAGATCTGCACCGCTATCGACCAGCGCGCCCTGCCCGACCTGTCCGAGCAACTGGCCGCCCTGCGCGCCTGA
- a CDS encoding TIGR01459 family HAD-type hydrolase: MTAPHLLTRLSAIAADYDAVFCDIWGVIHNGKWHFPAAYEALRHFKAERGPVVLISNSPRPWDGLQKQLADLGVHEDAFSAIVSSGDATRSFLTDYAPRGSAWVIGPDRDLPLYEGLDVDLSGTPDTAAFISCTGLFDDENDTLAQYHPDLKAAAARKIPMICANPDRIVQRGDTIIYCAGTLADIYMALGGEVIMAGKPYAPIYDLCYQALEKAAGSPVDKSRILAIGDGLPTDVLGANGQGLDLIFIAAGIHAVEATNAAGELDAQLLVKVLETQNASARYVSPALAW; encoded by the coding sequence ATGACCGCCCCGCACCTGCTGACCCGCCTGTCCGCCATCGCCGCCGATTACGATGCGGTCTTCTGCGACATCTGGGGTGTCATCCATAACGGCAAGTGGCATTTCCCCGCAGCCTACGAGGCCCTGCGCCATTTCAAGGCCGAGCGCGGGCCGGTCGTGCTGATCTCCAACTCGCCGCGCCCGTGGGACGGACTGCAAAAGCAACTGGCCGACCTCGGCGTGCACGAAGACGCCTTCTCGGCCATCGTCTCGTCCGGCGATGCCACCCGCAGCTTTCTGACCGACTACGCACCCAGGGGTTCGGCCTGGGTCATCGGGCCGGACCGCGACCTGCCGCTGTATGAAGGCCTTGACGTCGATCTGAGCGGCACGCCGGACACCGCCGCCTTCATCTCCTGCACCGGTCTGTTCGACGACGAGAACGATACGCTGGCGCAATACCACCCGGACCTGAAAGCCGCCGCGGCGCGCAAGATCCCGATGATCTGCGCCAATCCCGACCGCATTGTCCAGCGCGGAGACACCATCATCTACTGCGCCGGCACGCTGGCCGACATCTACATGGCCTTGGGCGGTGAAGTCATCATGGCCGGCAAGCCCTACGCCCCCATCTATGACCTCTGCTATCAGGCGCTGGAGAAAGCCGCCGGCTCTCCGGTGGACAAGTCGCGCATCCTCGCCATCGGCGACGGCCTGCCGACCGACGTGCTAGGCGCCAACGGTCAGGGGCTGGACCTCATCTTTATCGCAGCGGGCATCCACGCGGTCGAAGCCACCAATGCGGCGGGCGAACTGGACGCGCAACTGCTGGTCAAGGTGCTGGAGACCCAGAACGCCAGTGCCCGCTACGTCTCGCCGGCGCTGGCGTGGTAA
- a CDS encoding EAL domain-containing protein has translation MGRLTSILLMGTYLFLSLGAAMSLYTGGSDTGACIAAALATLAVCFAIHNFVNQYLSERRLSKEIDLVRDAHRLMVEAIDVTQKDMVELADRVQHQRVGHTEELTTEVKMLENLVLKLGESIEERLSDWRAGPAQNAAQTHATALPAKPVTLSRQEQQALALIETVREALIDNRVDLYLQPVVSLPQRKTIFYESFSRLRDAGGRVLMPAEYLAVAEPEGLVPSIDNLLLFRCVQIVRRLAKQDRRIGIFCNISLTSLRDEVFFPQFLEFLNENRDLADSVIFELGQSAYAARGALEARHMARLADMGFKFSLDKVTSIDLDLSDLQRSDVRYVKIGANVLLDQLLNIDGKPALRFLKDIHAGDYANLLGRYGIEVVAEKVENERQVVDILEIEVAYAQGHLFGEPRAIKEQVLLETAPPAGFIKSTLPPPRRRA, from the coding sequence ATGGGTAGACTGACCTCCATTCTGCTGATGGGAACCTATTTGTTCCTGTCGCTGGGCGCCGCCATGTCGCTTTATACCGGCGGGTCGGACACGGGGGCCTGCATCGCGGCGGCCCTGGCCACGCTGGCGGTCTGCTTCGCCATCCATAATTTCGTCAATCAGTACCTGTCGGAACGCCGCCTGTCGAAAGAGATCGATCTGGTGCGCGACGCCCACCGCCTGATGGTCGAAGCCATCGACGTCACGCAAAAGGACATGGTCGAACTGGCCGACCGCGTTCAGCATCAGCGCGTCGGCCATACCGAGGAACTGACCACCGAGGTCAAGATGCTCGAAAACCTTGTGCTCAAGCTGGGCGAGAGCATCGAGGAGCGCCTGTCCGACTGGCGCGCCGGACCTGCCCAAAACGCGGCTCAAACTCACGCGACCGCCCTGCCGGCAAAGCCCGTCACCCTGTCGCGTCAGGAGCAGCAGGCGCTGGCCCTGATCGAGACGGTGCGCGAGGCGCTGATCGACAACCGCGTCGACCTGTACCTTCAGCCGGTCGTCTCCCTGCCCCAGCGCAAGACCATCTTCTATGAGAGCTTCTCGCGCCTGCGCGACGCCGGCGGTCGCGTGCTGATGCCCGCCGAATATCTGGCCGTGGCCGAGCCCGAAGGCCTCGTGCCGTCGATCGACAACCTGCTGCTGTTCCGTTGCGTGCAGATCGTGCGCCGTCTGGCCAAACAGGACCGGCGCATCGGCATCTTCTGCAACATCTCGCTGACGTCGCTGCGCGACGAGGTCTTCTTCCCGCAGTTCCTCGAATTTCTCAACGAGAACCGCGATCTGGCCGACTCGGTAATCTTCGAACTGGGCCAGAGCGCCTATGCGGCGCGCGGCGCGCTCGAGGCCCGCCACATGGCGCGTCTGGCCGATATGGGCTTCAAGTTCTCGCTGGACAAGGTGACGTCGATCGACCTCGACCTCAGCGACCTGCAACGCTCGGACGTGCGTTATGTGAAGATCGGCGCCAATGTGCTGCTCGATCAGTTGCTCAATATCGACGGCAAGCCAGCCCTGCGCTTCCTCAAGGACATCCACGCCGGCGACTACGCCAACCTGCTGGGCCGTTACGGCATCGAAGTCGTCGCCGAAAAGGTCGAAAACGAGCGTCAGGTGGTAGACATCCTCGAAATCGAGGTCGCCTACGCCCAGGGCCACCTGTTCGGCGAACCACGCGCTATCAAGGAGCAGGTGCTGCTTGAGACCGCCCCGCCGGCGGGCTTCATCAAATCGACCCTGCCGCCGCCGCGCCGCCGGGCATAG
- a CDS encoding response regulator yields MADYGTLKILLVEDNQHMRSIVLAILKGSGIRDVREARDGAEAFDILRQFPADIALVDFNMYPIDGVEFTRMLRTASDSVNPYLPVVMITGHSERSRVVEARDAGVNEFVAKPLTARALLSRLDAVVMRPRPYIRCAAYFGPDRRRKIDPAYNGPFRRATDGLLA; encoded by the coding sequence ATGGCGGATTACGGGACTCTGAAAATTCTGCTGGTCGAGGATAACCAGCATATGCGTTCAATCGTGCTGGCCATTCTAAAGGGCTCCGGCATCCGCGACGTGCGCGAAGCGCGTGACGGCGCCGAAGCCTTCGACATCCTGCGGCAGTTCCCGGCCGACATCGCCCTGGTCGATTTCAACATGTATCCGATCGACGGCGTGGAATTCACGCGGATGCTCCGAACGGCCAGCGACTCGGTCAATCCTTACCTGCCCGTGGTGATGATCACCGGCCATTCCGAGCGTTCGCGCGTGGTCGAGGCCCGCGACGCCGGCGTCAATGAGTTCGTGGCCAAGCCCTTGACGGCGCGCGCCCTGCTGAGCCGCCTCGACGCCGTGGTCATGCGCCCGCGCCCCTATATCCGCTGCGCCGCCTATTTCGGCCCGGACCGCCGCCGCAAGATCGATCCGGCCTATAACGGTCCGTTCCGCCGCGCCACCGACGGCCTTTTGGCCTAA
- a CDS encoding protein phosphatase CheZ, with product MGQVAPKQAESPELESVDAALEAVMEPKLINLMQQSEALVSLMREFFQQLDKRRAGEFAVIAGYIAKAKEEIRELRPHDLSQERIPTAGAELEAITRDTENATHNIMNAAEAIMGMDASDPKAYKAAVDDEVMKIFEACSFQDITGQRVSKVVNVLKQIEERVGKLAATLGVEDKDVELTEREKRARDLLLNGPAIGGPETRQDAIDAMFDEGFAAPELKPQAPRVETPKPEAPKVEAKVAAPKAEPKPEPKPAPAPAAKAAPAPAPAPVSEPQSQPQSQDDIDALFDTPSNEPQSQDDIDALFDMSPEDMNKTNSQDDIDALFD from the coding sequence ATGGGCCAGGTTGCACCCAAACAAGCTGAATCTCCCGAACTGGAGTCCGTTGACGCGGCTCTGGAGGCGGTGATGGAGCCCAAGCTGATCAATCTGATGCAGCAGTCCGAGGCCCTTGTCAGCCTGATGCGGGAATTCTTCCAGCAGCTCGACAAGCGTCGCGCCGGAGAATTCGCTGTCATCGCCGGCTATATCGCCAAGGCCAAGGAAGAGATCCGCGAGTTGCGTCCGCACGATCTGTCGCAGGAACGCATTCCTACGGCGGGTGCGGAACTCGAAGCCATCACCCGTGACACGGAAAACGCCACGCACAACATCATGAACGCCGCCGAGGCGATCATGGGCATGGATGCGTCGGACCCCAAGGCCTACAAGGCGGCGGTGGACGACGAAGTGATGAAGATTTTCGAAGCCTGCTCGTTTCAGGACATCACCGGTCAGCGCGTGTCGAAGGTCGTCAACGTCCTCAAGCAGATTGAGGAGCGCGTCGGCAAGCTGGCGGCGACCCTCGGTGTGGAAGACAAGGATGTCGAGCTGACCGAGCGTGAAAAGCGCGCCCGCGATTTACTGCTCAACGGCCCGGCCATCGGCGGTCCGGAAACCCGTCAGGACGCCATCGACGCCATGTTCGATGAAGGTTTTGCGGCTCCGGAGCTGAAACCCCAAGCCCCCAGGGTCGAGACCCCGAAGCCTGAAGCCCCCAAGGTCGAAGCGAAGGTCGCAGCCCCCAAGGCGGAACCGAAGCCTGAACCCAAACCGGCCCCGGCCCCTGCCGCCAAAGCAGCGCCCGCGCCCGCGCCGGCCCCGGTATCCGAGCCCCAATCTCAGCCCCAATCTCAGGATGACATCGACGCCCTGTTCGATACACCTTCCAACGAGCCCCAGTCGCAGGACGATATCGACGCCCTGTTCGACATGTCTCCGGAAGATATGAACAAGACCAATTCGCAGGACGATATCGACGCCCTGTTCGATTGA